A portion of the Deltaproteobacteria bacterium HGW-Deltaproteobacteria-18 genome contains these proteins:
- a CDS encoding ABC transporter substrate-binding protein, translating into MSRKSQLTLVSLAILFSALVLVWRFFTGGQDNGPVTVGVAVTLTGNNAELGIQARNGIGLALEDFNAKGGIDGRPVELAVTDDEGTPEGAAAACSSLAEQGVAAVIGHSTSSQTMAGLKVTDPLGIVMISPTASTDALSGKDDFFFRVVDVSVTRAAVLGRHILTDRGCATMAIVYDTVNKAFTSSFAEALRSDFETAGGRVVEIIHFDSSASPDLPAIISKLTDAAPEAICIVASDINTALVSQRIRLAGITAPLFTSSLAFTPHLISHGGNAVEGISTVQSLWVSDDNPEFRPFIQRYRESYGEAAAFGAVFGYEAAMILFEALTETRGTGGEALKKALLGMAARRVLTESISFDAFGDVSRPYSLLTVKDGKFVQGGM; encoded by the coding sequence ATGTCACGAAAATCGCAGCTCACACTGGTCAGCCTGGCCATACTTTTCTCAGCCCTGGTTCTGGTGTGGCGCTTCTTCACGGGCGGACAAGATAACGGTCCCGTCACCGTCGGCGTTGCGGTCACGCTGACGGGCAACAACGCGGAACTGGGAATTCAGGCGCGCAACGGGATCGGCTTGGCCCTGGAGGATTTCAACGCCAAGGGAGGCATTGACGGCCGCCCCGTGGAGCTTGCCGTCACGGACGACGAGGGAACGCCCGAAGGCGCGGCCGCGGCCTGCTCCTCTCTGGCCGAACAAGGCGTCGCGGCCGTCATCGGGCACTCCACCAGCTCCCAGACCATGGCCGGACTGAAGGTGACCGACCCGCTCGGCATCGTCATGATCAGCCCCACGGCCTCCACGGATGCCCTGTCGGGAAAGGACGACTTCTTCTTCCGCGTGGTCGACGTCTCGGTGACCCGGGCCGCGGTGCTCGGCAGGCACATCCTCACCGACAGGGGCTGCGCCACCATGGCCATCGTTTACGACACGGTGAACAAGGCCTTCACCAGTTCCTTCGCCGAGGCCCTGCGCTCGGACTTCGAGACCGCCGGTGGCCGCGTCGTGGAGATCATCCACTTTGACTCTTCAGCCTCTCCGGATCTTCCGGCCATCATCTCGAAACTGACCGACGCCGCGCCAGAGGCCATCTGCATCGTCGCCAGCGACATCAATACCGCCCTGGTCAGCCAGCGGATTCGCCTGGCCGGGATCACCGCTCCGCTGTTCACATCGAGCCTGGCCTTCACCCCCCACCTGATCAGCCACGGCGGAAACGCCGTGGAGGGCATCTCCACTGTGCAGAGCCTGTGGGTCAGCGACGACAATCCGGAGTTTAGACCCTTTATACAGCGCTATCGCGAAAGCTACGGCGAAGCGGCCGCCTTCGGGGCGGTCTTCGGCTATGAAGCGGCCATGATCCTCTTCGAAGCCCTGACCGAGACCCGAGGCACCGGTGGCGAAGCCCTGAAAAAGGCCCTGCTGGGCATGGCGGCAAGGCGCGTCCTGACCGAGTCCATCTCTTTTGACGCCTTCGGCGACGTGTCGCGGCCCTACTCGCTGCTGACGGTCAAGGATGGTAAATTCGTTCAGGGAGGCATGTAG
- a CDS encoding HlyD family type I secretion periplasmic adaptor subunit, which yields MAVTNFHGELDELTSSNRRVSSMLLASVFLFFVAGVTWTALAELDETVRGSGKVIPSSEIKRIQNFEGGIVSEILVKAGQEVKKGDTLIRLQEVQFSSRLREHQSMHLDLLATIARLEAHLEGRKDIRLPPELLAQRPELAENQMQLMLSRQLVDRSALDVLIQEREQISQELKEARSRLEYQGRNLTLLKKELAMIEPMVARGAASEMEELKLRRQINEVNGNIQETRIQIPKIQSSLQAAENRIEEETSRQRNELLKELNEARTQLESMKEKLPALADQVDRTVVRSPVDGIVKQVFVNTIGETISSGKDMVEIVPLEDSLLVEAQVLPKDIAFIHPGQNASVRLTAYDSSIYGSLDGVVEHISADAITDEQQKYSYYLVKIRTQETSLKDRAGKELPIIPGMVAEISILTGKKTVLEYILKPIIKTKQNALRER from the coding sequence ATGGCGGTAACGAATTTTCATGGCGAGCTTGATGAGCTGACTTCTTCCAACAGGCGTGTGTCCAGCATGCTGCTCGCGTCCGTCTTCCTGTTCTTTGTTGCCGGTGTGACCTGGACTGCCCTGGCTGAACTGGACGAAACTGTCAGGGGGTCCGGCAAGGTCATCCCCTCCTCGGAGATCAAGCGCATCCAGAATTTCGAAGGCGGTATCGTGTCCGAGATTCTGGTCAAGGCCGGTCAGGAAGTCAAAAAGGGTGACACCCTTATCCGGCTCCAGGAAGTACAGTTTTCCTCTCGCCTGCGGGAGCATCAGTCGATGCACCTCGACTTGCTGGCCACCATCGCCAGACTGGAGGCGCACCTTGAAGGACGGAAGGATATTCGCCTGCCACCGGAGTTGCTGGCCCAAAGGCCCGAACTGGCCGAAAACCAGATGCAGCTGATGCTCTCAAGGCAACTCGTGGACCGTTCGGCCCTGGACGTCCTGATCCAGGAGCGTGAGCAGATCAGTCAGGAGCTCAAGGAGGCACGGAGCCGGCTGGAATACCAGGGGCGCAACCTGACACTGCTCAAAAAGGAGCTGGCCATGATCGAGCCTATGGTCGCCCGCGGTGCCGCATCGGAGATGGAGGAACTCAAACTCAGGCGGCAGATCAATGAGGTGAACGGGAACATTCAGGAAACCCGCATCCAGATTCCGAAGATCCAGTCCTCTCTCCAGGCGGCCGAGAACAGGATCGAGGAGGAGACTTCCCGGCAGCGCAACGAACTGCTCAAGGAACTCAATGAAGCCCGGACACAGCTGGAGAGCATGAAGGAGAAGCTGCCGGCCCTGGCGGACCAGGTCGACCGGACCGTTGTACGTTCGCCCGTGGACGGCATCGTCAAGCAGGTTTTCGTCAACACCATCGGGGAGACCATTTCGTCCGGCAAGGACATGGTCGAGATAGTTCCCCTGGAGGACTCCCTGCTGGTTGAAGCCCAGGTTCTGCCGAAGGATATAGCATTCATCCATCCCGGTCAGAACGCCAGCGTCAGGCTCACGGCATACGATTCATCCATCTACGGCAGTCTGGATGGCGTGGTCGAGCACATCAGTGCCGACGCCATCACCGACGAGCAGCAGAAATACAGCTACTACCTAGTCAAGATCCGAACCCAGGAGACTTCTCTTAAGGATCGTGCCGGAAAGGAACTGCCGATCATTCCCGGTATGGTTGCCGAGATCAGCATTTTGACCGGGAAGAAGACAGTTTTGGAATACATCCTCAAACCTATAATCAAGACCAAGCAGAACGCCTTGCGAGAGCGTTAG
- a CDS encoding channel protein TolC, translating into MIKKRGGNSMKGKYFILSFLVLGLTCLQVTAALGQNEARQYDVDSILRSIAGGGDGTTLATALQEAFKTNPTFLASRAEYSAARAAYRKSFGELLPSLKFSASASLKHVRNDGTIGRHSGGSNDIVTDEQRLSLSQLVWDGGATMGRVDADELHADSKLKEAYNKAAEVALDATQYYLEVIRVRGILELSRRNVGNHEQVLKMVTLRQRSGAGTKADVYQAEAALAEARSKQIYAEQAVRDAEADFANTFGALPGVLQLPAKEQAMLPATIESGIGVAMENNDAIKAADLGIQQREKKLDSARGALLPSISLRGGVGRADNTSGFDESYNDASIGMYVNFTIFDGGSNRAAIAEARSLLRQAQFKREETRRAIEQDVRTAYNFMTATGDLLPVLADNVEQNAKTLLSYFDQFRMGSRTLLDLLDAEKSLFVAEQALLNGKLANIYSFYRTCLPLSTLLEVLQLEEVAKVEEE; encoded by the coding sequence ATGATCAAGAAAAGAGGAGGTAACTCAATGAAAGGGAAGTATTTTATTCTGTCTTTCCTTGTTTTGGGGCTGACGTGCCTGCAGGTCACTGCGGCTTTGGGTCAGAATGAGGCCCGACAATACGATGTCGACTCCATACTGAGAAGCATCGCCGGGGGCGGTGACGGTACCACGCTGGCCACGGCCCTGCAGGAGGCTTTTAAAACCAACCCGACCTTTCTGGCCAGCAGGGCCGAGTATTCGGCTGCCCGGGCGGCGTACCGCAAGTCTTTCGGCGAGCTGCTGCCCTCCCTGAAATTCTCCGCATCCGCCTCCCTGAAGCATGTCCGCAATGATGGTACCATCGGCCGGCACAGCGGGGGCTCCAACGATATCGTCACCGACGAGCAGCGGCTCTCTTTGTCGCAGCTTGTCTGGGACGGTGGGGCCACCATGGGACGCGTCGACGCCGACGAGCTTCACGCTGATTCGAAGCTCAAGGAGGCCTACAACAAGGCCGCCGAGGTGGCTCTCGATGCAACGCAGTATTACCTCGAAGTCATCAGGGTGCGGGGCATTCTCGAGCTCAGCAGGCGCAACGTGGGCAATCACGAGCAGGTTCTGAAGATGGTCACCCTTCGGCAGCGTAGCGGGGCAGGCACCAAGGCCGATGTGTATCAGGCCGAAGCGGCTCTGGCCGAAGCCAGGTCCAAGCAGATTTATGCCGAACAGGCCGTGCGGGATGCTGAAGCTGATTTCGCAAATACTTTCGGTGCGTTACCTGGTGTCCTGCAGTTGCCCGCCAAAGAGCAGGCAATGCTTCCTGCGACTATCGAATCGGGAATCGGGGTGGCCATGGAAAACAACGACGCCATCAAGGCGGCCGACCTTGGCATCCAGCAGCGCGAGAAGAAACTGGACTCGGCTCGTGGGGCCCTGCTGCCGAGCATTTCCCTGCGAGGCGGCGTGGGCAGGGCAGACAATACCTCCGGTTTCGACGAGAGCTATAATGACGCGTCCATCGGTATGTATGTCAATTTCACCATCTTCGACGGCGGATCAAACCGTGCGGCCATCGCCGAGGCCCGAAGCCTGCTGCGACAGGCGCAGTTCAAGCGCGAGGAGACCCGGCGCGCCATCGAGCAGGACGTGCGCACGGCTTACAACTTCATGACGGCCACGGGCGATCTGCTCCCCGTTCTCGCCGACAACGTCGAGCAGAACGCCAAGACTCTGCTCAGCTATTTCGATCAGTTCCGCATGGGTTCTCGCACGCTGCTGGACCTGCTGGACGCCGAAAAAAGCCTTTTCGTAGCCGAACAGGCGCTTCTGAACGGCAAGCTGGCAAACATCTATTCCTTTTATCGCACCTGCCTGCCTCTCTCGACGCTGCTTGAGGTTCTGCAACTCGAAGAGGTCGCCAAGGTCGAGGAAGAATAG
- a CDS encoding type I secretion system permease/ATPase — protein sequence MVNDIIREKDVSKDIPVTPAMNGENVSPDPAPREAQVSTPDTLTHCLLHIARHHGRPISREALLAGIPLANEGRLTPLLVPQAAERAGLNVRAVRQTLEHIKAEVLPAILLLKDESACVLVSRESDGKMGVVFPDVCDGVREYAPGDLQELYGGFVIYALPSTRSGVETRPGDSAPSGGHWFWGAFREQWWSYAQVMIAAFMLNCFALASPLFVMNVYDRVVPNNAMESLWVLSIGVALVFCFDFLIKTLRGLFIDRSGKKVDILLENRLFVRMLGMRLRDRPASSGYFANIIREMEMVRDFFTSATLTSFIDLPFIFIFIALFWYIGGPIAFVFMAVLPLVVAMGFLIHFPLRKSVCRSLESAHEKHAILVEALSNIETVKAVGCESALRKKWGESAHLGAGYAVRSRSLSHLTMNITGLLQQFAYVVIIIVGVYLIREGEMTTGGLIACSILSGRVMTPFAQIAQLITRLQHAVTSYKRLDEVMRMPEERPMGKRFVQRNLHGGEIEFRDVEFSYPNASTPVLSAFNLKIAENEKVGILGRTGSGKSTLGKLILNLYTPDRGAVLIDGTDMQQLDPVDIRRAIGFVPQDVTLFQGSIRDNICMGYPQATDQQILNAAFVSGTHDFVRLHPQGYDLPVGERGCNLSGGQKQSVSIARALLHNPKILVLDEPTSSLDNRAEELFMKRLKLVLKDKTLILITHKSSLLALVDRLVVIDEGRIVENGSRDVVLEKLMQGAIKRAGREQ from the coding sequence ATGGTAAACGATATCATTCGGGAAAAGGACGTGTCCAAGGATATCCCGGTCACGCCCGCCATGAACGGTGAGAATGTTTCGCCAGACCCGGCACCTCGTGAGGCACAGGTATCGACTCCGGACACGCTGACTCATTGCCTGTTGCACATCGCGCGTCATCATGGCCGTCCCATTTCCAGGGAAGCCCTGCTGGCGGGTATCCCACTGGCAAACGAGGGACGGCTGACGCCCCTTCTCGTGCCCCAGGCTGCCGAACGGGCCGGACTGAACGTCCGGGCCGTTCGGCAAACCCTGGAGCATATCAAGGCTGAGGTTTTGCCGGCCATTCTGCTGCTCAAGGACGAGAGCGCGTGCGTCCTGGTTTCCCGTGAGAGTGACGGAAAGATGGGCGTGGTTTTTCCGGATGTCTGCGATGGCGTCAGGGAATACGCACCCGGGGACCTGCAGGAGCTCTACGGCGGATTTGTGATCTATGCCCTGCCGTCCACGCGCTCCGGGGTCGAAACGCGTCCAGGGGATTCGGCCCCTTCCGGGGGACACTGGTTCTGGGGTGCCTTTCGGGAACAGTGGTGGTCATATGCCCAGGTCATGATCGCGGCCTTCATGCTCAACTGCTTCGCTCTGGCCAGCCCCCTCTTCGTCATGAACGTCTACGACCGGGTTGTGCCCAACAACGCCATGGAGAGCCTCTGGGTCCTGAGCATCGGCGTGGCTCTTGTCTTTTGCTTCGATTTCCTCATCAAGACCCTGCGAGGCCTGTTCATCGACCGCAGCGGCAAGAAGGTGGACATCCTCCTCGAAAACCGCCTTTTTGTCCGCATGCTCGGGATGCGGCTCAGGGATCGGCCGGCGTCAAGTGGCTACTTCGCCAACATCATCCGTGAAATGGAAATGGTGCGGGATTTCTTCACCTCCGCGACCCTGACCAGTTTCATCGACCTGCCGTTCATATTCATCTTCATCGCCTTGTTCTGGTACATCGGCGGCCCCATCGCCTTTGTCTTCATGGCCGTCCTGCCGCTGGTAGTGGCCATGGGCTTCCTGATCCACTTTCCGCTCAGGAAGTCCGTATGCCGTTCGCTGGAGAGCGCCCACGAAAAGCACGCCATTCTCGTCGAGGCCCTGAGCAACATCGAGACGGTCAAGGCCGTCGGCTGCGAGTCCGCCTTGCGCAAAAAATGGGGGGAAAGCGCTCATTTGGGTGCAGGATACGCCGTGCGCTCGCGCTCCCTGTCTCACCTGACCATGAACATCACCGGCCTCTTGCAACAGTTCGCCTACGTGGTCATCATCATCGTAGGTGTTTACCTCATCCGCGAGGGAGAGATGACCACCGGCGGCCTCATCGCCTGTTCGATCCTGAGCGGCAGGGTCATGACCCCTTTCGCGCAGATCGCCCAGCTCATCACCAGGTTGCAACACGCGGTGACCTCCTACAAGCGCCTCGACGAGGTCATGCGCATGCCCGAGGAGCGGCCCATGGGGAAGCGCTTCGTGCAGCGCAATCTGCACGGGGGCGAGATCGAATTCCGTGATGTGGAGTTCAGTTACCCGAATGCCTCTACGCCGGTCCTGAGCGCATTCAACCTGAAAATCGCCGAAAACGAGAAGGTCGGCATCCTCGGGCGGACAGGGTCGGGCAAGTCCACTCTCGGCAAGCTCATCCTGAATCTCTACACGCCCGATCGGGGAGCGGTTCTCATCGACGGCACGGACATGCAGCAGCTCGACCCTGTGGACATTCGCCGGGCCATCGGCTTTGTCCCCCAGGATGTGACCCTCTTCCAGGGATCCATTCGGGACAACATCTGCATGGGCTATCCCCAGGCAACGGACCAGCAGATACTGAACGCCGCGTTCGTCTCCGGCACCCATGATTTTGTCCGGCTGCATCCCCAAGGCTATGACCTGCCCGTGGGCGAACGGGGCTGCAACCTTTCGGGGGGGCAAAAACAATCCGTGTCCATCGCCAGGGCGTTGTTGCACAATCCCAAGATTCTTGTCCTCGACGAGCCCACCAGTTCCCTGGACAACCGCGCCGAAGAGCTGTTCATGAAGCGCCTGAAGCTGGTCCTCAAGGACAAGACCCTGATCCTCATCACGCACAAGTCGTCGCTGCTGGCCCTGGTGGACCGTTTGGTGGTCATTGATGAGGGCCGAATTGTCGAGAACGGTTCGCGGGACGTGGTGCTCGAAAAGTTGATGCAGGGCGCGATCAAACGCGCTGGGAGGGAACAATGA
- a CDS encoding ABC transporter substrate-binding protein, translating to MLSSDFGLGGNASPRVTLYDCGGPMLNHIGNLMIQLLGKSVMLLVALFLFSPKCSDAREDSFVMTLNAAPISLDPAVITDYESAKITNAICEGLVRYANQTSEIEPCLATDWKTSDDGKVWTFHLRKGVVFHDGTVFDAEAVIFSFSRQIDRTHAYFNHKAKYARFALEHIEDMHAIDAHTLVIRLKKPYAPFLANLAMPMAAPIVSPAAVRLHGPLFEWNPVGTGPFLLSGPTVAAEGTEYVLDRNDGYWGGGPRVSRLHFRVIKSTTLRFEEFQRGAVHVIDNLKPSDIPKIRQMPGAVMVRRPGMNVAYLAMNTQRPPFDNVLVRRAVNHAINKARLIRFVYQSSAAPAATPVPPSIWGHNGNIADYGYDPGLARELLAQAGWANGFDTNIHVMTTPRPYMPAPLEVARIIQQNLAALGIKATIISYPWREFLERVDDGEHDMCLLGWVGDNGDPDNFLYTLLDADNISKPTAMNRAFFNNGEVHELLLRAQETCDVKERSRIYERAQEVIHDQAPWVPLAHAEQHIAHSSHICGLIYNINGSYYYHKVNITDD from the coding sequence ATGCTGTCCAGCGATTTTGGCCTTGGAGGGAACGCTTCTCCCCGTGTCACGCTGTATGATTGCGGGGGGCCTATGCTCAATCATATTGGGAATCTTATGATACAGTTGCTTGGAAAATCAGTGATGCTGCTCGTCGCCTTGTTCCTGTTTTCCCCAAAATGTTCTGACGCACGGGAAGACTCCTTTGTCATGACACTGAATGCCGCGCCGATCTCCCTGGATCCTGCAGTGATTACAGACTACGAATCCGCAAAGATTACAAATGCCATATGCGAGGGGCTTGTCAGGTACGCGAATCAGACTTCTGAGATTGAGCCTTGTCTGGCGACAGACTGGAAGACTTCAGACGATGGGAAGGTGTGGACATTTCATCTGCGCAAGGGTGTGGTGTTTCATGACGGGACGGTCTTCGATGCCGAGGCCGTGATCTTTTCCTTTTCCAGGCAGATAGACAGGACGCATGCATATTTCAACCACAAGGCGAAATATGCCCGCTTCGCCCTGGAGCATATCGAGGACATGCATGCGATTGATGCCCATACGTTGGTCATACGTCTGAAAAAGCCCTATGCCCCCTTTTTGGCCAATCTGGCCATGCCCATGGCCGCGCCCATCGTCAGCCCTGCCGCCGTGAGACTCCATGGTCCCCTCTTCGAGTGGAATCCGGTCGGCACGGGGCCTTTTCTTCTGTCAGGCCCGACCGTCGCTGCCGAGGGGACGGAGTACGTCCTGGATCGCAACGACGGGTATTGGGGCGGCGGCCCCCGGGTTTCCCGGTTGCACTTCAGGGTCATCAAAAGCACGACCCTGCGCTTTGAGGAGTTTCAGCGGGGCGCGGTCCACGTCATCGACAACCTCAAACCTTCGGATATCCCTAAAATCCGGCAAATGCCGGGTGCTGTCATGGTCCGGCGACCGGGCATGAACGTGGCCTACCTGGCCATGAACACCCAGCGGCCACCCTTCGACAACGTGCTGGTAAGGCGGGCCGTGAACCACGCCATCAACAAGGCCAGGCTCATCCGTTTCGTGTATCAAAGCTCTGCCGCTCCCGCCGCAACGCCGGTCCCTCCGTCCATATGGGGGCATAACGGGAATATTGCGGACTACGGCTATGATCCCGGGTTGGCCAGAGAGTTGCTTGCGCAGGCGGGATGGGCGAACGGGTTCGACACGAATATCCATGTCATGACCACGCCGCGCCCATACATGCCCGCACCCCTCGAAGTGGCCCGCATCATCCAGCAGAATCTGGCCGCTCTGGGGATCAAGGCTACTATCATCTCCTATCCATGGCGCGAATTTCTGGAACGTGTCGACGATGGTGAGCATGACATGTGTCTGCTCGGGTGGGTGGGCGACAACGGTGACCCGGACAACTTCCTCTATACGCTCCTGGACGCGGACAACATCTCCAAGCCCACGGCCATGAATCGCGCTTTCTTCAACAACGGCGAAGTCCATGAACTGCTGCTCAGGGCCCAGGAGACCTGTGACGTCAAGGAACGTTCCAGGATCTATGAAAGAGCCCAGGAAGTCATCCATGACCAAGCGCCGTGGGTGCCTCTGGCCCATGCCGAGCAGCATATCGCCCATTCATCACATATCTGTGGACTTATATATAATATAAATGGATCTTATTACTATCACAAAGTAAATATTACAGATGATTGA
- a CDS encoding DNA-binding response regulator, with the protein MSKKRVLLIEGDNLLRMGLKSMISMRGSHVVEDDVSTGWEAIQRLSQKHVDIVLLDIRLPDMPGTEVLRRIKGMDPKALVVILLASDDSELIFETLECGANGYVLKGADPEELFLAMDYALTQGLFISPQLAKRIAGDYLVVNRKCKKLPSMHYLTAREKQIVRLITEGKKSSEISEILDISIKTVNKHRSNIISKLGIKNCNVLIRDGICVCDD; encoded by the coding sequence ATGTCCAAGAAGCGAGTATTGCTGATCGAAGGCGACAACCTGCTGCGCATGGGTTTGAAATCCATGATCAGCATGCGCGGAAGTCATGTGGTCGAGGATGACGTCTCCACCGGATGGGAGGCCATACAGCGTCTCAGTCAAAAGCATGTCGACATTGTTCTGCTGGACATACGTCTGCCTGACATGCCGGGAACGGAGGTGCTCAGACGGATCAAGGGTATGGATCCCAAGGCCTTGGTAGTCATCCTTCTGGCCAGTGACGACAGCGAGCTCATTTTTGAGACCTTGGAATGTGGCGCCAATGGGTATGTCCTCAAAGGGGCGGATCCTGAAGAACTGTTTCTGGCCATGGATTATGCGCTTACCCAGGGTCTGTTCATCAGCCCCCAGCTGGCGAAGCGCATTGCAGGGGATTATCTGGTCGTAAACAGAAAATGCAAGAAATTGCCTTCAATGCACTACCTGACCGCGCGGGAGAAGCAGATTGTCCGCCTCATCACGGAAGGGAAGAAGAGCAGCGAAATTTCCGAGATTCTCGACATCAGCATCAAGACTGTCAACAAGCATCGCTCGAACATCATCAGCAAGCTTGGAATCAAGAATTGCAACGTCTTGATTCGTGATGGAATATGTGTCTGTGATGATTGA
- a CDS encoding two-component system response regulator, with product MSFATSSRTCNPEQVRAMFAESMNVTASHAERVEVFRAGTDFSPTQTDAFRFESLLSEEGRKTILIVDDVGTNIDVLAYCLGEDYRIAAAQDSHVALDSLQEVKPNLILLDLFMPEIDGFEFCKTVKSDADNQDIPIVFITSASDAATLSKAFGLGAVDYITKPISPLEVQARVRTHLMLKAAEEALRQQNQILEKKVQRRTAKIQEKQREIQEVQHEAILRLCLAAELRDKETGLHIRRIQEYSALLGRKCGLDEEHCGLLFLASAMHDLGKIGISDSILLKPGKLTPEEWEIMKTHTRIGAQGLANSRFRLIQLAETIAHYHHERWDGSGYPCGLKGEDIPIEARIVSVVDSFDAMLSVRPYKRAMPLEEVLDIIREGRGTHFDPGIVDVFMAHIAEFKEVAAAFRD from the coding sequence ATGAGCTTCGCGACGTCATCGAGAACATGTAACCCCGAGCAGGTGAGAGCCATGTTTGCCGAATCCATGAACGTGACGGCGTCCCATGCCGAAAGGGTCGAGGTGTTCCGGGCCGGTACCGATTTCAGCCCGACGCAGACCGATGCCTTCCGCTTCGAGTCCCTGCTGAGCGAGGAGGGCCGGAAGACGATCCTCATCGTCGATGACGTGGGAACCAACATCGACGTCCTGGCGTACTGCCTCGGCGAGGATTACCGCATCGCGGCCGCCCAGGACAGCCATGTGGCCCTGGACAGCCTGCAGGAGGTGAAACCGAATCTCATCCTTCTTGACCTCTTCATGCCCGAAATCGACGGGTTCGAATTCTGCAAAACGGTCAAGTCCGATGCCGACAATCAGGACATTCCCATCGTCTTCATCACTTCGGCTTCGGATGCCGCCACATTGAGCAAGGCCTTCGGCCTCGGGGCAGTGGACTACATCACCAAGCCCATCTCCCCGCTGGAAGTGCAGGCCCGCGTCAGGACGCACCTCATGCTCAAGGCTGCCGAGGAGGCCCTCCGGCAGCAGAACCAGATTCTGGAGAAGAAGGTGCAGCGGCGCACCGCCAAGATTCAGGAGAAGCAGCGCGAGATCCAGGAAGTGCAGCATGAGGCCATCCTGCGCCTCTGCCTGGCCGCAGAACTGCGTGACAAGGAGACGGGTCTGCACATCCGCCGCATCCAGGAGTACTCGGCCCTGCTGGGCCGCAAGTGCGGCCTGGACGAAGAGCATTGCGGTCTGCTCTTTCTGGCCAGTGCCATGCACGATCTCGGCAAGATCGGCATCTCCGACAGCATCCTCCTCAAACCCGGCAAGCTCACCCCCGAAGAGTGGGAAATCATGAAGACCCACACCCGGATTGGGGCCCAGGGGCTGGCCAACAGCCGTTTCAGACTCATCCAGCTGGCCGAGACCATCGCCCACTATCATCACGAGCGCTGGGACGGCAGCGGCTACCCGTGCGGTCTGAAAGGAGAGGATATCCCAATCGAGGCCCGCATCGTCAGCGTCGTGGACAGCTTCGACGCCATGCTCTCGGTCCGTCCCTACAAAAGGGCCATGCCCCTCGAAGAAGTGCTGGACATCATCCGCGAAGGACGCGGGACGCACTTCGATCCGGGAATCGTGGACGTCTTTATGGCGCATATCGCCGAGTTCAAAGAGGTGGCCGCGGCTTTCAGGGATTAG